DNA from Candidatus Stoquefichus sp. SB1:
CGAGCAGTGTCTAATGTGGTTCCAGACCCAATCACTTGTCTGGCTGGTAAACCTGAAATTTTATATGCATAGTATGTCATTACATCTACAGGGTTAGAAACAATAATTAAATGTCCATCAAAACCATTTTTCATGATTTCAGTAACAATTGTTTTCATGACTTTTTTTGTTGGTTCTAGCATTTTTAAACGATCATTTCCAGAGTTATGCACTGGAACACTTGCTGTAATAATGACAATACTTGCATCGTGACAATCATCATAAGTACCAACTTTAACTGTTGTGTTACGATTCATATATTCCATACTTTGAGATAAATCTAAAACTTCTCCAAAAACTTTATCTTGATTTAAATCAATTAAGGCGATTTCATCACAAATTCCTTGATTAATTAAGCAAAATGCTGTACTTACACCAACATTTCCAGCACCAATAATAACAACTTTATTTATTTGTATATTCATTTTTTCTCCTTTAATTCTCTCATTTTATTATATTATGAACGAAGTTTTAGCTTTTATTTAAAAAAGTTAATATAAATGTCATAAATAAAGAGGATAATGTTTCTTTGTTAGAAATGGAAGGGGAAAAGGGAAATGAAACGTATTCAAGTTACTCATAATATTGTTGATCAGGATATTTTAAATGAAATTAAAAAATATATGGTTGCTCCATGGCAACAGTACATGTTAATGATAACAGGCTTCATTGCACTTGTTGTATCAATTTTTAATCTTGTTAATCAAGATTATCCAATGGGAATCATATTGGCAGCATTATGTATTGTTTGTTTTGGTGAAATCTTTTGGTTAACGAAAAAGAAATATAAAAATATTTTGGAAACAATGCAAAAAGAGACAAATAAAGATGAAAATGTCTACACGTTAGTATTTGGAAATGATGCCTTAACAATTCGTAATTGTGATATGGCAACTGATAATAAAATGCCATATGAACATATGAAAAGAATTATCGAAACAAATAATACATATACTTTATTTGGTAAGAAAAATCAGTTTGCAGTTATTAGAAAAGATTGTTTAAAAATAAAACCAGAAGAATTTTTTGATTTTCTAAAATCTAAAGAAACAAAAATAAAAAAATGGCCTCAAATTTAATGATTTGTATATGAAAACAGCACTTAATTTGTGCTGCTTTTTTATTTGAAATATAATAGAGAGAAACTATTCTGTCATCTGATAATAAATATCTTTATTTATTGCATTATTTTGTTTTGCAACAATTGTTGTACATACTGCATCTCCAGTGATATTAACGGCTGTTCTTGTCATATCCAAGATACGATCAATTCCCATAATGAGAGCAATTGCTTCAACTGGTAAGCCAACTGAATTAAAAACCATAGTCAAAGTAATCAAACCAACACCTGGAACACCAGCTGTTCCTACAGAGGCTAAAGTTGCTGTTCCAATAACTGTAATATAGTCCATTGGTGTTAAAAGAATACCATAAGCTTGTGCTGCGAAAACAACGGCAACACCTTGCATAATGGCAGTACCATCCATATTGATAGTTGCACCTAGTGGGATTGTAAAAGAAGAAACTCTTTTTGAAACGCCCATCTTTTTTGCAAGAGTGTCAATAGAAAGAGGGATAGTTGCATTAGATGTTGCTGTAGAAAAAGCAAATGCCATAACAGGAAAGAAATTTTTAATAAAGATAATTGGATTCAATCCTGTAAATAATTTTAAAAGTCCTAAATAAACAATAAAGCATTGAACACCAAGAGCTAAGAAAACACCTATCATGTATTTAAGCATTGGAATAAATGCTTCAAAACCTATTCCTGCAAATGTTTTTCCAATCAGACAAAAAACACCAATAGGCGCAACCTTCATAACGATCATTGTCATTTCCATCATAATATCATTAAACTGACTAAAGAAATTACCCACTACCTCTACACGATCACCTAATTTTGCAATAATAATACCTAATAGTAAAGCAAAGAATATTATTTGTAACATTGTTCCACTTGCTAAACCATTAAAAATATTTGTAGGAATAATGTTTAATAATGTATCTGCAAAACTTGTGGATTCTGTAGTTGTTACATTTTGAACTGTTGTTGTGAGTGATGACATATCTAATCCCATACCAGGATTAATGAAATTGGCAATAACTAAAGCTACACTAATTGCAATAGCTGTTGTTGCAAGATAGAAAAGCAAGGTTTTGACACCAATTGTCCCTAACTTTTTTGTATCACCAATAGACATACTGCCACATACTAATGAACAAAAAACAAGAGGAACAACAAGCATTTGCATAAGTCTAATAAAACCTTGTCCAATAACATATAAAATACCATTAATCAAAATATCATCTTTAATATATCCATTTGGCACAAAGTAATTTAATAGGATACCAAAAATAGCACCAGCAATAAGACCAATAAATATTTTTGTTGTTAAACCAAGTTTACTTTTTTTCACTACTGACCCTCCTTTTTAAGATAATGAGAAAGGGCATCTTGCCAAGTTATTAATTGATAATCATTTAATATGCTTAAAATTAAATGATCTAGGACTGTATATGATGGATGACGACTTGTAAAATCAGCTTGATTTGTTGTAACTGGAATAATTTGAGCATTGATTTTAAGTTGTTGAAGAATTTCTCTAGCAAATTCTTCACGGCTGCATACACCATTACAAGTCATATGATAAGTTCCATATTCATTTGTATTCATAATATAAATGATAAATTTTGCGAGTTCATCTGCACTTGTTGGTGTCCCAAATTGATCATTTGCTATTTTGAGAATGTCTTCGTTTTGAGCAGCTTGAATAATTTTGCTAACAAAATTATCACCATGACCATAAACCCAAGAACTACGAATAATAAAATGCTTTTTTGTAAATTCTTTAACATATCTTTCACCTGCTAGTTTTGATTTACCATAAACACTTATTGGATTAGGTTCATCAAATTCATCAAATGGTTTTTCCTTTGTTCCATTAAAAACATCATCAGTAGAAATATGAACCAGTTTTGCAGATATCTTTCCAGCAATAATACTTAAATTTCTAGCACCAATTGCATTAACTCTAAAAGCTTCCTCTTTATTGTTTTCACATTTTTCTACATCTGTCATTCCAGCACAATTAATAATAATATCTGGTCTATTCATTTCACCAAAGCTCATTACATTTTCAATATCTGTAATGTCTAATTCATCTTTATCAGTTTCAAATATTTCATATTGTAGTGGATCTAATAATTTAGCAATTGCACTACCGATTTGACCACTATATCCATTTAACCATACTTTTAACATAACATTTCCTCCTTTAAACACGCTTTTTTAGGATAACATAATTATTTATAAAAGACAAATAATATATGTATGTGACTTATAGTCCGTTGTTCTATAGTCAACAAAGAAGTATCTTTATAATAGGTGATAAAAATGGAAGATATAAAAATAGCTTTTGGAAAAAGAGTCAAAGAATTAAGGTTACAAAAAGGAATAAGTCAGGAGAAACTTGCTAATATTGCTGGAGTGGATAGGACTTATATGACTCAAGTAGAAAATGGGAAAAGAAATATATCTATAGAGAATGTTAGAAAGATATGTATTGCTTTAAATGTTTCTATATCTGATTTTTTTGATGTAAATTATTTAAAGGAGAACTGAATGTATGATATTTAATCCAAATATTGAAATAGGTAAAATTATATCTAATGATGAAATTATGAGAATTTTTAAATGTGGAAATATGGGTGGTATGAGAAGGTCTAAGGCAAATGGTGTTTTAGTATTAATTTCTGATCAAACGAAAAAGTTCTATAAAGATAATTGGAAAGATAATATTTTATATTACACAGGAATGGGGAAAAAAGGTGATCAAGTTTTAAAGGGAAATCAGAATTTGACTCTCTATGAATCAAATAAAAATGGGGTTGAAATACATTTATTTGAAGTGTTGAAAAAGAAAGAATATACTTATAGAGGTATTGCTCATTTAGCAGCAGAACCATTTATGGAGAATCAAAAAAATTTTGAAGGAGAAATGAGAAGTGTTTGGATTTTTCCTTTAGAGTTAGAAAAGAAGAGAGTATGTGTATTAAATGATAGTAAAAGAAATGAAATTAATATCGAATTAGACAATCTTTTAATTGACAAAGAGTTAAATGAAGGTTCGTTTGATATTCAACCTTTTTCTGGTTATCAAGGAACACCAAAAGCAAAAAAGGAAGCAGTAAAGCAAAATACCTATACTATCTATTATCGAGATAAAAAAGTAGCTTTAAATGCATTAGCTCATGCAGAATACAAGTGCGAAGTTGATAAAAATCATAAACTATTTATTAGAAAAAATGCAAATATTTTTTATACTGAACCACATCATTTAGTTCCAATGGAATATTCTGATCAATTTGATGTGTCGTTGGATATTGAAGAAAATATAATATCACTATGTAGTCATTGTCATAATGAAATACATTATGGGCGAGACAGATTTAGATTAATAAAAGATTTGTATGAAATGCGTGCAAAATTACTGAAATCAGTTGGAATTGATATTACTTTAGAAGAATTAAATCAAATGTATAAATAAGTGTTTAATACATTATTTTTTATAAAAATATTGATAAAAAACATGAACTTTTAAATAACATATAAAATTGTTTGAAAAGGAGAGCTCTAGAGAATTTAAATGACTATGAATTTAAGTTATTCTATAACATTTATATTTTCTGTTTTTATATAGAATAAATCATTATTTTGTACACCTAGGTAACTAGAAGAATTTATCCACATAATTTTTTGTTAATTATTATTACATTTACTGATAAATCCAATTGTTTAATATGGGCACCTAGTTTTTCAAGGTAGTAATATACATCTTGATTATAGGTGTTTTTATTATGAGGATAAACATAAATTTGAATACCAGATAATTACAATGATGTTACAAATAAAAATAGTTTTTTACTCTATTTACAAGACATTCTTGAGTGAAAATAACAATGCAATTAGTACAAAATACATTGAAAAGTGTAGAAATTCAATATAATTATATTGATCAATCTGGACAGTGTTTTGATTTTTTTGTTTTATATCTTTTATTAAACATGTTTTTAAAAACTTTAACATTCATATCAACACAATCATAAACTTTAACAATTTTTAATCATCATATATCTATGTAATCTACCTATTTATTGTGTAATCCTTCCTCTCTTATGATAATGAGATAGAAACATATTCTAATATAGAGATAAATCATTAAAATTTAATCATGTACCATATTGCATTAAGCAATTTTATATAGTATAATTTGCTTACAGAAATGAAATAGGTGTATTCTCTATAAAGAATCTCCCAAGCAATTATTAGTTTTTCTTTATATTGATACTCATATCATTATAATTGACTTAGCAATCCCAAGAAATATTGAGAATAATAAATATAAAATAATAACGATGGCATAAAAAGGAGATAACTATGGACGAAAAACTAAAATTGTATGAAGAAAAAAATCCTAATCAACTCTCACCACAACAGTTTGACTTGATTAGAAGAGATTTGGAATCAACAAAAGCTACTAAGTCAGATGAATATTTTGATTTTATACTTTGGTGTGAGAATATGCCTTCTCGAGGCAAGCTGGATTTCTAAACTATCTTAAGAATATATCATTTCTACAAAAGAATGATCATATTCTGGAAGTAGGTTGTGGAACTCAGGCACGACTTTCTGCTTTGTTGAATGAAGAGGGATACAATGTCACATCTATTGATCCAAAACTCAATTTAGAAATTTGTAAATGGAAAGGCATAAAAGATGTTTTTGACTATCATACATTTGATTTGAATTCATTTGATTGTGTGATTGCACAAGAACCGTGTGATGCAACTGAACATATTGTAAGAGCATGCATGGAAAAGAAGATTCCATTTGTGATTGCACTATGTGCAACCCCTCATCAACATATTGATGGTTACATGGATGATGAAGCTTTTGACTGGTATACATATCTTTATCATTTAACACAAAATCAATCTAGCCTTCAGTATGTTTCTTTAAGTGAATATTCAATGAATGCAATACTTATATTAACACGAGAAAATATAAGGTTGCTAAAATAGTGTTTATGATATAGAAAAATTTTCATAACAAGTAAACTGATTATAAGTTTTCTAGATACAAAAAGCGGATACGATGTTCG
Protein-coding regions in this window:
- the rfbD gene encoding dTDP-4-dehydrorhamnose reductase; the encoded protein is MLKVWLNGYSGQIGSAIAKLLDPLQYEIFETDKDELDITDIENVMSFGEMNRPDIIINCAGMTDVEKCENNKEEAFRVNAIGARNLSIIAGKISAKLVHISTDDVFNGTKEKPFDEFDEPNPISVYGKSKLAGERYVKEFTKKHFIIRSSWVYGHGDNFVSKIIQAAQNEDILKIANDQFGTPTSADELAKFIIYIMNTNEYGTYHMTCNGVCSREEFAREILQQLKINAQIIPVTTNQADFTSRHPSYTVLDHLILSILNDYQLITWQDALSHYLKKEGQ
- a CDS encoding YcxB family protein — encoded protein: MKRIQVTHNIVDQDILNEIKKYMVAPWQQYMLMITGFIALVVSIFNLVNQDYPMGIILAALCIVCFGEIFWLTKKKYKNILETMQKETNKDENVYTLVFGNDALTIRNCDMATDNKMPYEHMKRIIETNNTYTLFGKKNQFAVIRKDCLKIKPEEFFDFLKSKETKIKKWPQI
- a CDS encoding dicarboxylate/amino acid:cation symporter, whose amino-acid sequence is MKKSKLGLTTKIFIGLIAGAIFGILLNYFVPNGYIKDDILINGILYVIGQGFIRLMQMLVVPLVFCSLVCGSMSIGDTKKLGTIGVKTLLFYLATTAIAISVALVIANFINPGMGLDMSSLTTTVQNVTTTESTSFADTLLNIIPTNIFNGLASGTMLQIIFFALLLGIIIAKLGDRVEVVGNFFSQFNDIMMEMTMIVMKVAPIGVFCLIGKTFAGIGFEAFIPMLKYMIGVFLALGVQCFIVYLGLLKLFTGLNPIIFIKNFFPVMAFAFSTATSNATIPLSIDTLAKKMGVSKRVSSFTIPLGATINMDGTAIMQGVAVVFAAQAYGILLTPMDYITVIGTATLASVGTAGVPGVGLITLTMVFNSVGLPVEAIALIMGIDRILDMTRTAVNITGDAVCTTIVAKQNNAINKDIYYQMTE
- a CDS encoding helix-turn-helix domain-containing protein, translating into MEDIKIAFGKRVKELRLQKGISQEKLANIAGVDRTYMTQVENGKRNISIENVRKICIALNVSISDFFDVNYLKEN
- a CDS encoding HNH endonuclease; translated protein: MIFNPNIEIGKIISNDEIMRIFKCGNMGGMRRSKANGVLVLISDQTKKFYKDNWKDNILYYTGMGKKGDQVLKGNQNLTLYESNKNGVEIHLFEVLKKKEYTYRGIAHLAAEPFMENQKNFEGEMRSVWIFPLELEKKRVCVLNDSKRNEINIELDNLLIDKELNEGSFDIQPFSGYQGTPKAKKEAVKQNTYTIYYRDKKVALNALAHAEYKCEVDKNHKLFIRKNANIFYTEPHHLVPMEYSDQFDVSLDIEENIISLCSHCHNEIHYGRDRFRLIKDLYEMRAKLLKSVGIDITLEELNQMYK